The Streptomyces sp. NBC_00224 genome has a window encoding:
- a CDS encoding MarR family winged helix-turn-helix transcriptional regulator: METETATNWLTDSEQCAWRTYLDVNRMLTHQMEKDLQPFGLTNNDYEILVNLSEAEGQRLRMSDLAAATLQSKSRLSHQITRMENAGLVRRENCESDRRGLFAVLTEAGVETMGKVAPHHVASVRKHFIDLLSSEALSDLRASLTPVAEHLRGHRGKL, encoded by the coding sequence ATGGAGACCGAGACGGCCACCAACTGGCTGACCGATAGCGAGCAGTGCGCCTGGCGTACCTATCTGGACGTCAACAGGATGCTGACGCACCAGATGGAAAAGGACCTGCAGCCGTTCGGCCTGACCAACAACGACTACGAGATCCTGGTCAACCTCTCGGAGGCCGAGGGGCAGCGGCTGCGTATGAGCGACCTCGCCGCCGCGACCCTTCAGTCCAAGAGCCGCCTTTCGCACCAGATCACGCGGATGGAGAACGCGGGTCTGGTCCGCCGGGAGAACTGCGAGTCCGACCGGCGGGGGCTGTTCGCGGTGCTGACCGAGGCGGGGGTGGAGACGATGGGGAAGGTGGCGCCGCACCATGTGGCGTCGGTGCGCAAGCACTTCATCGACTTGCTGTCGAGTGAGGCGCTGTCGGATCTGCGGGCGTCGCTGACGCCGGTGGCGGAGCATCTGCGCGGGCACCGCGGCAAGCTCTGA
- a CDS encoding AIM24 family protein codes for MSTPLPGGPSIFDPHSLPADDNVNKYTFCVELKSSQWFLQKGKMIAYYGRIEFNGIGHGRLDRLLRTSFHSPLHASDWVVADGSGKMLLADRAFDVNSYDLEDGNLTIRAGNLLAYQPTLALKQSIVPGFLTLIGTGKFVAASNGPVVFMEPPIRVDPQALVGWADCPSPCHHYDHGYMTGVLGGIRSLTGLGGTSGEEHQFEFVGAGTVLLQSTEVLMAEQMTGQVPAEPGVPGGGVPAGAGGAAGSAPRLPGQLGDLQRRFGL; via the coding sequence GTGAGTACCCCCCTGCCCGGAGGGCCGTCGATCTTTGACCCGCACTCCCTGCCCGCGGACGACAACGTCAACAAGTACACCTTCTGCGTGGAGCTCAAATCGAGCCAGTGGTTCCTGCAGAAGGGCAAGATGATCGCCTACTACGGGCGCATCGAGTTCAACGGCATCGGCCACGGTCGCCTCGACCGGCTGCTGCGCACCAGCTTCCACTCGCCGCTGCACGCGAGCGACTGGGTGGTCGCGGACGGCTCCGGCAAGATGCTGCTCGCGGACCGGGCCTTCGACGTCAACTCGTACGACCTGGAGGACGGCAACCTCACCATCCGGGCCGGGAACCTGCTGGCCTACCAACCGACGCTGGCGCTCAAGCAGTCGATCGTGCCGGGTTTCCTGACGCTGATCGGAACCGGGAAGTTCGTGGCGGCGTCCAACGGACCGGTGGTGTTCATGGAGCCGCCGATCCGGGTGGACCCGCAGGCGCTGGTGGGCTGGGCGGACTGTCCGTCGCCCTGCCACCACTACGATCACGGCTACATGACGGGCGTACTGGGCGGAATCCGGTCACTGACGGGGCTCGGGGGGACGTCGGGCGAGGAGCACCAGTTCGAGTTCGTGGGCGCGGGTACGGTGCTGCTCCAGTCCACCGAGGTGCTGATGGCCGAGCAGATGACGGGGCAAGTACCCGCGGAGCCGGGCGTTCCGGGCGGCGGAGTGCCGGCCGGGGCGGGCGGGGCGGCGGGTTCGGCACCGCGTCTTCCCGGCCAGCTCGGAGACCTCCAGCGTCGCTTCGGCCTGTGA
- a CDS encoding acetyl-CoA C-acetyltransferase, with the protein MSGTTGTTSVIVAGARTPMGRLLGSLKSFSGADLGGVAIKAALDRAGIGGDQVQYVIMGQVLQAGAGQIPARQAAVKAGIPMSVPALTINKVCLSGLDAIALADQLIRAGEFDVVVAGGQESMTNAPHLLPKSREGYKYGAIEMLDAMAYDGLTDAFENIAMGESTEKHNARLGIERAPQDEIAALSHQRAAAAQKNGLFEAEITPVEIPQRKGEPVIFAKDEGIRAETTAESLGKLRPAFAKDGTITAGTSSQISDGAAAVVVMSKAKAEELGLEWIAEIGAHGNVAGPDNSLQSQPSNAIKHALGKEGLEVSDLDLIEINEAFAAVAVQSMKDLGVTPEKVNVNGGAIALGHPIGMSGARVVLHLALELKRRGGGTGAAALCGGGGQGDALIIKVPGK; encoded by the coding sequence ATGTCTGGAACGACCGGTACCACTTCAGTGATCGTCGCGGGCGCCCGCACGCCCATGGGCCGACTGCTCGGCTCCCTCAAGTCCTTCTCGGGCGCCGACCTCGGCGGCGTCGCCATCAAGGCCGCGCTCGACCGGGCCGGCATCGGCGGCGACCAGGTCCAGTACGTGATCATGGGCCAGGTGCTCCAGGCCGGCGCGGGCCAGATCCCGGCCCGCCAGGCGGCCGTCAAGGCCGGCATCCCGATGAGCGTGCCCGCGCTCACGATCAACAAGGTCTGTCTCTCGGGCCTCGACGCGATCGCGCTCGCCGACCAGCTGATCCGCGCCGGCGAGTTCGACGTGGTGGTGGCCGGCGGCCAGGAGTCGATGACCAACGCCCCGCACCTGCTGCCGAAGTCCCGCGAGGGCTACAAGTACGGCGCGATCGAGATGCTCGACGCGATGGCGTACGACGGTCTGACCGACGCCTTCGAGAACATCGCCATGGGCGAGTCCACCGAGAAGCACAACGCCCGCCTCGGCATCGAGCGCGCCCCGCAGGACGAGATCGCGGCGCTGTCCCACCAGCGCGCCGCCGCCGCCCAGAAGAACGGGCTCTTCGAGGCCGAGATCACCCCGGTCGAGATCCCGCAGCGCAAGGGCGAGCCGGTGATCTTCGCCAAGGACGAGGGCATCCGCGCGGAGACGACCGCCGAGTCCCTCGGCAAGCTGCGCCCGGCCTTCGCCAAGGACGGCACGATCACGGCCGGCACCTCCTCGCAGATCTCGGACGGCGCGGCCGCGGTCGTGGTCATGTCCAAGGCGAAGGCCGAGGAGCTGGGCCTGGAGTGGATCGCGGAGATCGGCGCCCACGGCAACGTGGCGGGCCCCGACAACTCCCTCCAGTCGCAGCCGTCCAATGCCATCAAGCACGCCCTGGGCAAGGAGGGCCTGGAGGTCTCGGACCTCGACCTCATCGAGATCAACGAGGCGTTCGCGGCGGTCGCGGTCCAGTCAATGAAGGACCTCGGGGTCACCCCGGAAAAGGTGAACGTCAACGGCGGCGCGATCGCCCTTGGCCACCCCATCGGCATGTCGGGCGCGCGCGTGGTGCTCCACCTGGCCCTTGAGCTCAAGCGGCGTGGCGGCGGTACGGGTGCGGCGGCGCTGTGCGGCGGCGGCGGCCAGGGCGACGCCCTGATCATCAAGGTCCCGGGCAAGTAG
- the mce gene encoding methylmalonyl-CoA epimerase: MLTRIDHIGIACFDLDKTVEFYRATYGFEVFHSEINEEQGVREAMLKINGTSDGGASYLQLLEPTREDSAVGKWLAKNGEGVHHIAFGTADVDGDAEAIRGKGVRVLYDEPRTGSMGSRITFLHPKDCHGVLTELVTSAAEH; this comes from the coding sequence ATGCTGACGCGCATCGACCACATCGGGATCGCCTGTTTCGACCTCGACAAGACCGTCGAGTTCTATCGTGCTACGTACGGATTCGAGGTGTTCCACTCCGAGATCAACGAGGAGCAGGGCGTACGGGAGGCCATGCTCAAGATCAACGGTACTTCGGACGGCGGCGCCTCCTACCTCCAGCTCCTGGAGCCCACCCGCGAGGACTCCGCGGTCGGGAAGTGGCTGGCCAAGAACGGCGAGGGCGTCCACCACATCGCCTTCGGCACCGCCGACGTCGACGGGGACGCCGAGGCCATCCGCGGCAAGGGCGTCCGGGTCCTCTACGACGAGCCCCGCACCGGCTCGATGGGGTCCCGCATCACGTTCCTGCATCCCAAGGACTGCCACGGCGTACTGACCGAACTGGTCACCTCGGCAGCCGAGCACTGA
- the meaB gene encoding methylmalonyl Co-A mutase-associated GTPase MeaB, with translation MVDVPELVAQAREGRPRAVARLISLVEGASPQLREVMAQLAPLTGGAYVVGLTGSPGVGKSTSTSALVTAYRRAGKRVGVLAVDPSSPFSGGALLGDRVRMSDHASDPGVYIRSMATRGHLGGLAWSAPQAIRVLDAAGCEVILVETVGVGQSEVEIASQADTSVVLLAPGMGDGIQAAKAGILEIGDVYVVNKADRDGADATARELNHMLGLGEARGAGDWRPPIVKTVAARSEGIDELVEALEKHHAWMAERGVLGERRLARAAREVETIAVTALRERIGDLHGDRRLDALASRIIGGELDPYAAADELVAGLTGE, from the coding sequence ATGGTGGACGTCCCCGAACTGGTGGCACAGGCGAGGGAGGGCCGGCCGCGCGCCGTTGCCCGGCTGATCTCGCTGGTCGAGGGGGCGTCCCCGCAACTGCGCGAGGTGATGGCGCAGTTGGCTCCGCTGACGGGCGGGGCGTACGTGGTGGGCCTCACGGGCTCCCCGGGTGTCGGCAAGTCGACATCGACGTCGGCGCTGGTGACGGCGTACCGGCGGGCCGGGAAGCGGGTCGGGGTCCTTGCCGTCGACCCCTCCTCGCCGTTCTCCGGGGGCGCCCTGCTGGGCGACCGGGTCCGTATGTCGGACCACGCCTCCGACCCCGGCGTCTACATCCGCTCGATGGCCACCCGGGGGCACCTGGGCGGCCTCGCCTGGTCGGCTCCGCAGGCGATCCGCGTCCTGGACGCGGCGGGCTGCGAGGTGATCCTGGTGGAGACGGTCGGCGTCGGCCAGTCCGAGGTCGAGATCGCCTCCCAGGCGGACACCTCGGTGGTCCTGCTCGCCCCCGGCATGGGCGACGGCATCCAGGCGGCGAAGGCGGGAATCCTGGAGATCGGCGACGTATACGTCGTCAACAAGGCGGACCGCGACGGCGCGGACGCGACCGCCCGCGAGCTCAACCACATGCTGGGGCTCGGCGAGGCGCGCGGTGCGGGTGACTGGCGCCCGCCCATCGTCAAGACGGTGGCGGCCCGGTCCGAGGGCATCGACGAACTCGTGGAGGCGCTGGAGAAGCACCACGCGTGGATGGCGGAGCGGGGGGTGCTGGGGGAGCGGCGGCTGGCTCGCGCGGCGCGGGAGGTCGAGACGATCGCGGTCACGGCCCTGCGCGAACGCATCGGCGACCTCCACGGCGACCGCCGCCTGGACGCGCTGGCGTCCCGCATCATCGGGGGCGAGCTGGACCCGTACGCGGCGGCGGACGAGCTGGTGGCGGGGCTCACGGGCGAGTAG
- a CDS encoding AIM24 family protein encodes MPFREINSKMVEATVAPGQKMFSQRGAMLAYKGEVSFTPNMQGGQGGLMSMIGRRVANEATPLMTVEGSGTVMFGHGGHHIQVINLGGDTLCVEADRLLAFDGTLQQGTMFMGSQGGVMGMVRGQVTGQGLFTTTLKGHGAVAVMAHGGVIELPITPQRPVHVDPQAYVAHHGDVRNKLSTALGWRDMVGRGSGEAFQLELSGNGAVYVQASEEKL; translated from the coding sequence ATGCCCTTCCGCGAGATCAACTCCAAGATGGTCGAGGCCACGGTGGCCCCCGGCCAGAAGATGTTCAGCCAGCGCGGCGCGATGCTCGCGTACAAGGGCGAGGTGTCGTTCACGCCCAACATGCAGGGCGGCCAGGGCGGGCTGATGTCGATGATCGGCCGGCGGGTGGCCAACGAGGCGACGCCGCTGATGACGGTCGAGGGCAGCGGCACGGTGATGTTCGGCCACGGCGGCCACCACATCCAGGTCATCAACCTCGGCGGGGACACCCTGTGCGTGGAGGCGGACCGGCTGCTCGCCTTCGACGGCACCCTCCAGCAGGGCACGATGTTCATGGGCTCGCAGGGCGGCGTCATGGGCATGGTCCGGGGCCAGGTGACGGGCCAGGGCCTGTTCACCACCACGCTCAAGGGCCACGGCGCGGTCGCCGTGATGGCGCACGGCGGCGTGATCGAGCTGCCGATCACCCCGCAGCGCCCGGTCCACGTCGACCCGCAGGCGTACGTGGCCCACCACGGCGACGTACGCAACAAGCTGTCCACGGCGCTGGGCTGGCGGGACATGGTGGGCCGGGGCTCGGGAGAGGCCTTCCAACTCGAACTGTCCGGCAACGGCGCGGTGTACGTCCAGGCCTCGGAGGAGAAGCTGTGA
- the scy gene encoding polarized growth protein Scy, which translates to MRGYERQDSHRPDDHLSRFEAEMDRLKTEREKAVQHAEDLGYQVEVLRAKLHEARRNLATRPAYDAADIGYQAEQLLRNAQMQAEQLRTDAERELRDARAQTQRILQEHAEHQARLQAELHTEAVTRRQRLDQELAERRATVESHVNENVAWAEQLRARTEAQARRLLEESRAESEAALAAARAEAARVAEETRQRLGSEAESARTEAEATLLRARKDAERLLNAASTQAQEATSHAEQLRSSTTAESDQARQQAAELSRTAEQRMQEAESALREARAEAEKVLAEAKESAAKQLAGAESANEQRTRTARTEIARLVAEATKDSEALKSEAEQALADARAKAEGLVSEAAEKARTSAAEDTAAQLAKAARAAEEVLTKASADAQETTRKASEEAERIRREADAEADRLRSQAEERADELKGAAKDDTKEYRAKTVELQEEARRLRGEAEQLRAEAVAEGERIRGEARREGVQQIEEAARTAEELLTKAKSDAEELRTSAGAESERVRGEAMERATTLRKQAEETLERTRAEAERLRAEAEEQAEAVRTAAEQASAKLRAETERAVAARQADAADELTRLHTEAEQRHASAEQALTEARGESERIRREAGEETERLRTEAAERVRTLQAQAEQEAERLRTEAAADSSTARAEAEGAAVRLRSEAAAEAERLKSEAQDTADRMRAEAAAAAERVGAEAAEALAAAQEEAARRRREAEETLDSARTEAGSERAQAREQSEELLASARKRVEEAQAEAQRLGEEADRRATELVAAAEQTAQQVRDSVSGLREEAEQEISGLRSTAEHVAERTKTEAQEEADRLRADAHSERERAAEDAQRIRTRAQEESEAARELAERTVADAIAEADKARSDASEYAQRMRTEASDALASSEQDASRTRADAREDANRIRNDAASQADRLVTEATAEAERLAAESTATAERLVAQAQQLHDEGQSEHDRLLAEATAHAERTTSEADTYAELVTTEARADASSVLSAAAAEAEQTVADAREQGEQILTEARTESERLLDEARQAADKRRSDAAEQADQLIAEASSEAERVLTEANGEAERLRAEAAETVGSAQQASTRIRAEAEKSRARAEEAAEKTRTEAREESDRLLDETRTAAAKRRSDAAEQADQLIAKAQEEALLAATLAEEQADTMVGAARKEAERIVAEATVDGNSLVEKSRTDADELLAGARADATAIRERTEEVRARTESEIEELHERARRESAEQMKTAGERVDKLVTAATEQTTQAETKAKELLSDANSEASKVRIAAVKKAEALLKEAETKKAELIREATKLRDEAAAEARRTVDEGKHELDVLVRRRADINAEISRVQDVLEALESFETPSSGGKEAAKAGAAAGGTRSSGKSSEG; encoded by the coding sequence GTGCGGGGCTACGAACGCCAGGACAGCCACCGGCCTGACGACCACCTCTCGCGGTTCGAGGCCGAGATGGACCGGCTGAAGACCGAGCGGGAGAAGGCCGTCCAGCACGCCGAGGACCTCGGCTACCAGGTCGAGGTGCTGCGCGCCAAGCTGCACGAGGCGCGCCGCAACCTCGCGACGCGCCCTGCCTACGATGCCGCGGACATCGGCTACCAGGCCGAACAGCTGCTGCGCAACGCGCAGATGCAGGCCGAACAGCTGCGCACGGACGCCGAGCGCGAGCTGCGCGACGCCCGTGCCCAGACCCAGCGCATCCTCCAGGAGCACGCCGAGCACCAGGCCCGGCTCCAGGCCGAGCTGCACACGGAGGCGGTCACCCGCCGCCAGCGGCTCGACCAGGAGCTGGCCGAGCGGCGTGCGACCGTCGAGTCGCACGTCAACGAGAACGTGGCGTGGGCCGAGCAGCTGCGGGCGAGGACCGAGGCGCAGGCCCGGCGCCTGCTCGAAGAGTCGCGCGCCGAGAGCGAGGCGGCGCTGGCCGCCGCCCGCGCGGAGGCCGCCCGGGTCGCCGAGGAGACCAGGCAACGGCTCGGCTCCGAGGCCGAGTCGGCCCGTACGGAAGCCGAAGCGACCTTGCTGCGCGCCCGCAAGGACGCCGAGCGGCTCCTCAACGCCGCCTCCACGCAGGCCCAGGAGGCCACCTCCCACGCCGAGCAGCTGCGCTCGTCCACCACCGCCGAGTCCGACCAGGCGCGCCAGCAGGCGGCCGAGCTGAGCCGGACCGCCGAGCAGCGGATGCAGGAGGCCGAGTCGGCGCTGCGCGAGGCGCGCGCCGAGGCCGAGAAGGTGCTGGCCGAGGCGAAGGAGTCGGCGGCCAAGCAGCTCGCGGGCGCCGAGTCCGCCAACGAGCAGCGCACCCGTACCGCCAGGACCGAGATCGCCCGGCTCGTCGCCGAGGCGACCAAGGACTCCGAGGCGCTCAAGTCGGAGGCCGAGCAGGCGCTCGCCGACGCGCGCGCCAAGGCCGAGGGGCTGGTCTCCGAGGCCGCCGAGAAGGCTCGTACCAGCGCGGCCGAGGACACCGCCGCCCAGCTCGCCAAGGCCGCCCGGGCCGCCGAGGAGGTGCTCACCAAGGCGTCCGCGGACGCCCAGGAGACCACCCGCAAGGCGTCCGAGGAGGCCGAGCGGATCCGCCGCGAGGCGGACGCCGAGGCGGACCGGCTGCGCTCGCAGGCCGAGGAGCGAGCCGACGAGCTCAAGGGCGCGGCGAAGGACGACACCAAGGAGTACCGGGCCAAGACGGTCGAGCTGCAGGAGGAGGCGCGCAGGCTGCGCGGCGAGGCCGAGCAGCTGCGGGCCGAGGCGGTCGCCGAGGGCGAGCGCATCCGCGGCGAGGCCCGCCGCGAGGGCGTCCAGCAGATCGAGGAGGCGGCCAGGACCGCCGAGGAGCTGCTGACCAAGGCGAAGTCCGACGCGGAGGAGCTGCGCACCTCCGCCGGGGCGGAGTCGGAGCGGGTCCGCGGCGAGGCCATGGAGCGCGCGACGACGCTGCGCAAGCAGGCCGAGGAGACCCTGGAGCGCACCCGGGCCGAGGCCGAGCGGCTGCGCGCGGAGGCCGAGGAGCAGGCCGAGGCGGTCAGGACGGCCGCCGAGCAGGCTTCCGCCAAGCTGCGCGCGGAGACCGAGCGGGCCGTCGCCGCCCGCCAGGCGGACGCCGCCGACGAGTTGACGCGGCTGCACACCGAGGCCGAGCAGCGGCACGCCTCCGCCGAGCAGGCGCTGACCGAGGCGCGCGGCGAGAGCGAGCGGATCCGGCGCGAGGCCGGCGAGGAGACCGAGCGGCTCCGTACGGAGGCCGCCGAGCGCGTCCGTACGCTCCAGGCGCAGGCCGAGCAGGAGGCCGAGCGGCTGCGCACCGAGGCGGCCGCCGACTCCTCGACCGCCCGCGCCGAGGCGGAGGGCGCGGCCGTACGGCTGCGGTCCGAGGCGGCCGCGGAGGCCGAGCGCCTCAAGTCCGAGGCGCAGGACACCGCCGACCGGATGCGCGCGGAGGCCGCGGCCGCCGCCGAGCGGGTGGGCGCCGAGGCCGCCGAGGCGCTCGCCGCCGCCCAGGAGGAGGCCGCGCGCCGGCGCCGCGAGGCGGAGGAGACGCTGGACTCGGCGCGTACCGAGGCCGGTTCGGAGCGGGCGCAGGCCCGCGAGCAGAGCGAGGAGCTGCTGGCCTCCGCCCGCAAGCGGGTGGAGGAGGCGCAGGCCGAGGCGCAGCGGCTCGGCGAGGAGGCCGACCGGCGCGCCACCGAGCTGGTGGCGGCCGCCGAGCAGACCGCCCAGCAGGTGCGGGACTCGGTGTCGGGGCTGCGCGAGGAGGCCGAGCAGGAGATCTCCGGGCTGCGCTCGACGGCCGAGCACGTGGCGGAGCGTACGAAGACGGAGGCGCAGGAGGAGGCGGACCGGCTCCGCGCCGACGCGCACTCCGAGCGCGAGCGCGCCGCGGAGGACGCCCAGCGCATCCGCACCCGGGCGCAGGAGGAGTCGGAGGCCGCCAGGGAGCTGGCCGAGCGGACCGTCGCGGACGCCATCGCCGAGGCGGACAAGGCGCGTTCGGACGCGTCGGAGTACGCGCAGCGGATGCGCACCGAGGCCTCCGACGCGCTGGCCTCGTCCGAGCAGGACGCCTCGCGCACCCGGGCGGACGCCCGCGAGGACGCCAACCGCATCCGGAACGACGCCGCGAGCCAGGCCGACCGCCTGGTCACCGAGGCGACCGCGGAGGCCGAGCGGCTCGCCGCCGAGTCGACGGCCACGGCCGAGCGGCTGGTGGCTCAGGCTCAGCAGCTGCACGACGAGGGCCAGTCGGAGCACGACCGGCTGCTCGCGGAGGCCACCGCCCACGCCGAGCGCACCACGTCCGAGGCCGACACGTACGCGGAGCTCGTCACCACCGAGGCGCGCGCGGACGCGAGTTCGGTCCTGAGCGCCGCGGCCGCCGAGGCCGAGCAGACGGTCGCGGACGCCCGCGAGCAGGGCGAGCAGATCCTCACCGAGGCGCGTACGGAGTCCGAGCGGCTGCTCGACGAGGCCCGCCAGGCCGCCGACAAGCGCCGTTCGGACGCGGCCGAGCAGGCGGACCAGCTCATCGCCGAGGCGAGCAGCGAGGCCGAGCGGGTGCTCACCGAGGCGAACGGGGAGGCGGAGCGGCTGCGCGCCGAGGCCGCCGAGACCGTGGGCTCCGCCCAGCAGGCCTCGACGCGGATCCGCGCGGAAGCCGAGAAGAGCCGTGCCCGGGCCGAGGAGGCCGCCGAGAAGACCCGTACCGAGGCCCGCGAGGAGTCCGACCGGCTGCTCGACGAGACGCGTACGGCGGCGGCCAAGCGCCGTTCGGACGCGGCCGAGCAGGCGGACCAGCTCATCGCCAAGGCCCAGGAGGAGGCGCTGCTCGCGGCCACACTGGCCGAGGAGCAGGCCGACACGATGGTCGGCGCGGCCCGCAAGGAGGCCGAGCGGATCGTCGCCGAGGCGACCGTGGACGGCAACTCCCTGGTGGAGAAGTCCCGTACGGACGCGGACGAGCTGCTGGCCGGGGCGCGCGCGGACGCGACGGCCATAAGGGAGCGCACCGAGGAGGTGCGCGCGCGGACCGAGTCGGAGATCGAGGAACTGCACGAGCGGGCCCGGCGGGAGAGCGCCGAGCAGATGAAGACGGCGGGCGAGCGCGTCGACAAGCTGGTCACGGCCGCCACCGAGCAGACGACGCAGGCCGAGACGAAGGCCAAGGAGCTTCTTTCGGACGCCAACTCCGAGGCGAGCAAGGTGCGTATCGCGGCCGTGAAGAAGGCCGAGGCGCTGCTCAAGGAGGCGGAGACCAAGAAGGCCGAGCTGATCCGCGAGGCGACGAAGCTGCGCGACGAAGCGGCGGCGGAGGCCCGGCGCACGGTCGACGAGGGCAAGCACGAACTGGACGTGCTGGTCCGGCGCCGCGCGGACATCAATGCCGAGATCTCCCGTGTCCAGGACGTACTTGAGGCGTTGGAATCTTTCGAGACACCGTCCTCCGGCGGTAAGGAGGCCGCCAAGGCGGGCGCGGCGGCCGGCGGAACCCGTTCGAGTGGCAAGTCTTCGGAGGGGTAG
- a CDS encoding MTH1187 family thiamine-binding protein: MIVAFSVTPLGVGEDVGEYVADAVRVVRESGLPNRTDAMFTSIEGEWDEVMDVVKRAVAAVEARAPRVSLVLKADVRPGVTDGLTSKVETVERHLSA; the protein is encoded by the coding sequence GTGATCGTCGCCTTCTCGGTCACCCCGCTGGGCGTCGGCGAGGACGTGGGGGAGTACGTGGCCGACGCCGTACGCGTCGTACGCGAGTCCGGGCTGCCGAACCGCACCGACGCCATGTTCACCTCGATCGAGGGGGAGTGGGACGAGGTGATGGACGTCGTCAAGCGCGCCGTCGCCGCCGTCGAGGCCCGTGCCCCGCGCGTCTCGCTCGTCCTGAAGGCGGACGTCCGCCCGGGCGTCACCGACGGGCTCACCTCCAAGGTGGAGACGGTGGAGCGCCACCTCTCCGCCTGA
- a CDS encoding DUF3817 domain-containing protein: MDIKTASAFHRLRLVSAPEAVSFLLLLVCSVLKRTTDVNAVPVMGAIHGILFILYVVFWADAWNKAKWPVKTAALYFVLSVLPFGGFVAERKLKRQAEDALIAARARKEGVVGA, from the coding sequence GTGGACATCAAGACCGCATCCGCCTTCCACCGCCTCCGGCTGGTCTCGGCCCCGGAAGCCGTCTCTTTCCTGCTGCTGCTCGTCTGCTCGGTGCTGAAGCGGACGACCGACGTCAACGCCGTCCCGGTGATGGGCGCGATCCACGGCATCCTCTTCATCCTGTACGTGGTCTTCTGGGCCGACGCCTGGAACAAGGCGAAGTGGCCGGTGAAGACCGCCGCCCTGTACTTCGTCCTGTCCGTGCTGCCGTTCGGCGGCTTCGTGGCCGAGCGCAAGCTCAAGCGCCAGGCCGAGGACGCCCTGATCGCCGCCCGCGCCCGCAAGGAAGGCGTGGTCGGAGCGTGA
- a CDS encoding AIM24 family protein — MATFRLQGSKVLAVDMAGDAVKAKNGSMVAYDGQMAFKKMSGGGEGIRGMVTRRLTGESMTVMEVKGNGTCYFADRASEINLVSLQGDKLWVEASNLLATDAGLRTGTTFTGLRGATQGNGLFTTTVEGHGQAAIVSDGPAVVLRVSAQYPLQVDPGAYIAHQGNLQQHFQSGVTFRTLLGEGSGEAFQIRFEGEGLVYVQPSERNTIGGDV, encoded by the coding sequence GTGGCAACGTTCCGACTCCAAGGCAGCAAAGTGCTGGCCGTCGACATGGCCGGGGACGCCGTAAAGGCGAAGAACGGCTCGATGGTCGCCTACGACGGCCAGATGGCCTTCAAGAAGATGTCCGGCGGCGGTGAGGGCATCCGCGGCATGGTGACCCGCCGGCTGACCGGCGAATCCATGACCGTGATGGAGGTGAAGGGCAACGGCACCTGCTACTTCGCCGACCGCGCCTCCGAGATCAACCTGGTCTCGCTCCAGGGCGACAAGCTCTGGGTCGAGGCGAGCAATCTGCTCGCCACCGACGCGGGGCTGCGCACCGGCACCACCTTCACCGGACTGCGCGGGGCGACCCAGGGCAACGGCCTGTTCACGACCACGGTCGAGGGCCACGGCCAGGCGGCGATCGTCTCGGACGGCCCGGCCGTGGTGCTGCGGGTCTCCGCGCAGTACCCGTTGCAGGTGGACCCGGGCGCGTACATCGCCCACCAGGGCAACCTCCAGCAGCACTTCCAGTCCGGGGTGACCTTCCGCACCCTGCTCGGGGAGGGCTCGGGGGAGGCGTTCCAGATCCGCTTCGAGGGCGAGGGACTGGTGTACGTGCAGCCCAGCGAGCGCAACACGATCGGCGGGGACGTCTGA